The following are from one region of the Dreissena polymorpha isolate Duluth1 chromosome 2, UMN_Dpol_1.0, whole genome shotgun sequence genome:
- the LOC127866792 gene encoding uncharacterized protein LOC127866792: MGDQEEISTEGIDPEALASARVLQSVAKEISNDEDQTKKLRFIVETIANESLLEDKDYLVLTGKTREFVNNLGFTTPFSVSKTKDIINILLLMWNHTNVTRYVMKSVYNVDIASTADEMIDQFPSDLKQLDAQSAEIFAKALKDGSEKVKNIRLMVVGMFGVGKTSLVKNLIKDLRDENLKPVSTEVIELRRCQLMENGDWCLDKDQKEAKYKIRYQAAFKEAIHTPTVDDFSSCIPSTLDETTPDSEVNDSVTEKPTDALEEIKKHVEERKDDEGIRGIIELAKKVPEVSEDVIVNIPVPVATTGITVSVWDFAGQTLYYSTHQFFLNKRSIYLVLMDMTKKLDECIQEDETSGIWCGLSEECKYLDVFKFWLNAIHMYSGYRSMTGNIKPTVILVGTHKDKMEGSDEEKEVKKDKYFEKALQAFRGTKILRHIHRKKYLVNNLTSDDPVFKQIRKEIRRLAEKQEFWNENYPVRWIQMEQSLDKLRDSGKQLLQRNEVNAENQSNVHPVIEKELDLFLDIQHRHGNILYFNTDQLKHLVVLAPQWIIEVFKCFISHIKNKDPQLSVQWSEYKKNAILKPEIFSEIMDNAPPNIEENRQHIMMYMEQLDVMAKPLKPEECKEIDALEEPEQETSDAAEELNVNFLDFHIVPCRLKNPPPPIVQFTSPENCKKTPVLCFVFIDNFMPPSFFYRLVAVCIRTWPISQQKGKNLLYNGLAVFEIRATYRLTIWYKDHIIYARISSCSKEPLFEFDFKLCHGVRRKLRHSLENFVAQSLENPWTARKLDENIQCPYMKESSYNAGMFRVKDFVYNRELSCTACPEQHAVGREEAMKDWYKEALDRMQNDDDLNRPVEESDLTKAAKMVGKEYWMLGIELGLTDAEMEQLNNEKECKKNRSTFVFRYMVMWKDKEGKTATLQNLQKAMQAAILNH, encoded by the coding sequence atgggCGACCAAGAAGAAATTTCAACTGAGGGTATTGATCCGGAAGCGCTTGCAAGTGCCCGTGTTTTACAGTCAGTGgcaaaagaaatatcaaatgatgaagatcagacaaaaaaaTTAAGATTTATTGTTGAGACGATTGCAAATGAATCACTTCTCGAAGACAAGGATTACCTGGTTTTGACAGGCAAGACGAGAGAGTTTGTTAATAATCTAGGTTTCACGACCCCGTTTTCGGTCAGTAAGACTAAAGATATCATTAACATACTGCTCTTGATGTGGAATCATACAAATGTCACTAGATATGTTATGAAAAGTGTTTACAATGTGGATATCGCTTCGACAGCAGACGAGATGATAGATCAGTTTCCGAGTGATCTTAAACAGCTGGATGCCCAGTCTGCTGAAATTTTCGCCAAAGCTCTTAAAGATGGCTCCGAAAAAGTTAAGAATATCCGCCTTATGGTCGTTGGCATGTTTGGTGTGGGAAAAACGTCCCTTGTTAAAAATCTGATTAAAGACTTAAGGGACGAAAATTTAAAACCTGTTAGCACTGAAGTTATTGAACTGCGAAGATGTCAGCTGATGGAAAATGGCGACTGGTGCTTAGATAAAGACCAAAAAGAAGCCAAATATAAGATTAGATATCAAGCCGCTTTTAAGGAAGCCATTCATACGCCAACAGTCGATGATTTTTCTTCATGTATACCGTCTACCTTAGACGAAACCACCCCTGACTCTGAAGTTAACGACTCGGTTACTGAGAAACCAACAGATGCTTTAGAAGAAATAAAGAAACACGTCGAAGAACGTAAAGACGATGAGGGAATAAGAGGCATAATTGAACTTGCTAAGAAGGTACCTGAAGTTAGTGAGGATGTTATCGTCAATATACCTGTTCCTGTTGCAACGACAGGCATCACTGTATCTGTTTGGGATTTTGCAGGTCAGACACTGTACTATTCTACCCATCAATTCTTCCTGAATAAGAGGTCTATATATCTTGTTCTTATGGACATGACTAAAAAGTTGGATGAGTGTATACAAGAAGATGAAACAAGTGGAATATGGTGTGGTTTGAGTGAAGAATGTAAATATTTGGATGTATTTAAGTTTTGGCTGAATGCAATCCACATGTACAGCGGTTATAGGTCTATGACAGGAAATATAAAACCAACTGTGATTTTAGTTGGTACTCATAAAGATAAAATGGAGGGTTCTGACGAGGAGAAAGAGGTCAagaaagataaatattttgaaaaagcacTGCAAGCATTTAGAGGTACAAAAATCTTGCGGCATATTCATAGGAAAAAATACTTGGTGAATAATTTAACTTCTGATGATCCTGTTTTCAAACAGATACGAAAAGAAATTCGACGTCTGGCAGAGAAGCAGGAATTTTGGAATGAAAACTATCCTGTAAGATGGATCCAGATGGAACAGTCTCTTGACAAATTGAGAGACAGTGGAAAACAACTACTACAGAGAAATGAAGTTAATGCAGAAAATCAATCAAATGTTCACCCAGTTATTGAAAAAGAACTAGATTTGTTTTTGGACATTCAACATAGGCAtggcaatattttatatttcaacacAGATCAACTGAAACATTTGGTTGTTCTTGCACCCCAGTGGATCATTGAGGTATTCAAGTGTTTTATCTCGCATATAAAGAATAAAGATCCTCAATTGAGCGTACAATGGAGTGAATACAAGAAAAATGCTATTCTAAAACCAGAGATTTTCAGTGAAATTATGGACAATGCCCCACCGAATATTGAAGAAAATAGACAGCATATCATGATGTACATGGAGCAACTAGATGTTATGGCAAAACCCTTAAAACCTGAAGAATGCAAAGAAATCGATGCTCTCGAAGAACCTGAACAAGAAACTTCTGATGCAGCTGAAGAATTGAATGTCAATTTTTTAGATTTTCATATTGTTCCGTGTCGTCTGAAGAACCCACCACCTCCCATAGTCCAGTTTACTTCACCGGAAAATTGCAAGAAAACGCCAGTtctatgttttgtgttcattGATAATTTCATGCCACCATCTTTTTTCTACCGACTTGTTGCTGTGTGTATTCGCACTTGGCCTATCAGCCAACAAAAAGGAAAAAATCTGTTGTACAATGGGCTTGCAGTGTTTGAAATTCGTGCAACTTATCGTTTGACAATCTGGTACAAAGATCACATTATTTACGCACGAATATCATCTTGTTCGAAGGAGCCCTTATTTGAATTTGATTTCAAGTTGTGTCATGGTGTAAGACGCAAACTCAGACACAGTTTGGAAAACTTTGTTGCTCAATCATTGGAGAATCCCTGGACTGCTAGAAAATTGGATGAGAACATTCAATGCCCATACATGAAAGAGTCTTCGTACAATGCAGGCATGTTTAGGGTGAAGGATTTCGTGTATAATCGTGAATTGTCTTGCACGGCATGTCCGGAACAGCATGCGGTAGGAAGAGAAGAGGCGATGAAGGACTGGTACAAGGAAGCATTAGATCGAATGCAAAATGATGATGATTTGAATAGACCAGTCGAGGAAAGTGATCTGACTAAGGCTGCCAAGATGGTCGGTAAAGAATACTGGATGTTGGGCATTGAACTGGGATTGACCGATGCGGAAATGGAACAACTAAATAATGAGAAGGAATGTAAAAAGAATCGTAGTACGTTTGTGTTTAGATACATGGTGATGTGGAAGGACAAGGAAGGAAAGACTGCAACACTGCAAAATCTTCAAAAAGCCATGCAGGCTGCTATTCTAAATCACTAA